Proteins encoded in a region of the Phacochoerus africanus isolate WHEZ1 chromosome 8, ROS_Pafr_v1, whole genome shotgun sequence genome:
- the ZNF507 gene encoding zinc finger protein 507 isoform X2, whose protein sequence is MEESSSIAMLVPDIGEQEAILTAETVISSSLEIDEQRKAKTDPLIHVIQKLSKIVEHEKSQKCLLIGKKRSRSNTATRSLESQESCEIPAKVTQSPAAALQRAEMSQIHLTPDSFAQNDGKAMSYQCSLCKFLSSSFSVLKDHVRQHGQQDEVLLMCSECHITSKSQEELEAHVVNDHENDANGHSQPKAQQCGSPTDSLCQRTSERNTETIPDNPVSVDNPPQTHTVQTASVAEMGRRKWYAYEQYGMYRCLFCSYTCGQQRMLKTHAWKHAGEVDCSYPIFENESEPLGLLDSSVAAAAGGVDAVVIAIGDNELSIHNGPSVQVQICSSEPLSSSSPLEQNAEEGVHLSQSVTLDANEEEVLEVASDAEENLVADSLLSSAQKIISSSPNKKGHVNVIVERLPSAEETLSQKHFLMNTEIEEGKNLSSTEAKLECEGSDDVYHAEKCTVDIGGLIIGWSNTEKKDGELINKGLPTDENAPPGRRRTNSESLRLHSLAAEALVTMPIRAVELTRANLGHYGNINLLDPDTGQRQVDSTLAAYSKMMSPLKTSSEGLTSFNQSNPTLVALPEGRQELSDGQVKTGISMSLLTVIEKLRERTDQNASDDDILKELQDNAQCQPNSDTGLSGSSVVEYIPNADRPYRCRLCHYTSGNKGYIKQHLRVHRQRQPYQCPICEHIADNSKDLESHMINHCKARIYQCKQCEESFHYKSQLRNHEREQHSLPDTLSIATSNESRISSDMPDGKCAQEGNKSSAQKQYRCDVCEYTSTTYVGVRNHRRIHNSDKPYRCSLCGYVCSHPPSLKSHMWKHASDQNYNYEQVNKAINDAISQSGRVRGKSPGKTLLNSSEERANSLTGSSENLVSSSELISQAPSEVIGPNESEKLSPTSNTSYSLEKNSSLAPPGMEYCVLLFCCCICGFESTSKENLLDHMKEHEGEIVNIILNKDHSTAVNTN, encoded by the exons ATGGAAGAAAGCAGCAGCATCGCCATGTTGGTGCCAGATATTGGGGAACAGGAAGCTATATTGACTGCTGAAACTGTCATCAGTTCATCATTGGAAATTGATgaacaaagaaaagctaaaacaGATCCATTAATCCACGTTATCCAAAAGTTAAGCAAGATAGTAGAACATGAAAAGTCACAaaaatgtcttttgattgggaaAAAACGGTCACGTTCAAATACTGCAACACGCTCTCTTGAAAGTCAAGAATCTTGTGAGATCCCCGCTAAAGTAACCCAGTCACCTGCTGCTGCTCTTCAAAGGGCTGAGATGTCACAAATCCATTTAACCCCTGATTCTTTTGCCCAGAATGATGGGAAAGCTATGTCTTACCAATGTAGCCTTTGTAAGTTTCTGTCGTCGTCTTTTTCCGTATTAAAAGATCACGTCAGGCAGCATGGTCAGCAGGATGAAGTGTTGTTAATGTGCTCCGAATGCCATATCACATCCAAAAGCCAAGAGGAACTTGAAGCCCACGTGGTGAACGACCACGAAAACGATGCCAACGGTCACAGTCAACCCAAAGCCCAACAGTGCGGAAGCCCCACTGACTCCTTGTGTCAGAGAACCTCAGAAAGAAATACCGAAACCATTCCTGACAACCCAGTCAGTGTGGACAACCCACCACAGACTCACACAGTCCAGACGGCATCCGTGGCAGAAATGGGCAGGAGGAAATGGTATGCCTATGAGCAGTATGGCATGTATCGATGCTTGTTTTGTAGTTACACTTGTGGCCAGCAGAGAATGTTGAAAACACATGCTTGGAAACACGCTGGGGAGGTTGACTGCTCCTACCcaatctttgaaaatgaaagtgAGCCCCTGGGCCTGCTGGATTCTTCGGTGGCTGCTGCAGCCGGCGGGGTCGACGCAGTCGTCATTGCAATCGGAGACAACGAACTGAGCATCCACAACGGGCCATCGGTGCAAGTGCAGATTTGCAGCTCAGAGCCCTTATCATCTTCATCTCCTTTAGAGCAGAATGCGGAAGAGGGGGTTCACCTAAGTCAGTCAGTTACCCTCGATGCCAACGAGGAAGAAGTGCTAGAGGTGGCTTCGGATGCAGAGGAGAATCTGGTGGCCGACAGCCTACTTTCCTCAGCACAGAAGATCATCAGCAGTAGCCCGAACAAAAAAGGCCACGTTAACGTGATCGTGGAGCGGCTGCCAAGTGCCGAAGAAACTCTGTCACAGAAACATTTCCTCATGAACACCGAAATTGAAGAGGGCAAAAACCTGAGCTCGACGGAAGCCAAGCTTGAGTGTGAAGGAAGCGACGACGTCTATCATGCCGAGAAGTGTACCGTGGACATCGGGGGGTTGATCATAGGCTGGAGCaacacagagaagaaagatggCGAGTTAATAAATAAAGGGCTGCCTACCGATGAGAATGCCCCACCAGGCCGGAGAAGGACAAATTCCGAGTCTCTCAGGCTGCACTCGTTGGCTGCAGAAGCCCTGGTCACCATGCCTATAAGAGCCGTGGAGCTCACACGAGCCAACCTTGGGCACTACGGGAACATCAACCTCCTAGATCCAGACACCGGACAAAGGCAAGTAGACAGTACGTTGGCAGCATATTCTAAAATGATGTCCCCACTTAAAACCTCTTCAGAGGGGTTAACGAGCTTCAACCAAAGCAACCCTACCTTGGTGGCACTCCCGGAGGGTAGGCAGGAATTGTCAGACGGGCAGGTAAAGACAGGCATCAGCATGTCCCTGCTCACCGTGATTGAAAAATTACGGGAAAGGACAGACCAAAACGCTTCCGATGACGACATTTTGAAAGAGTTGCAAGACAACGCCCAGTGCCAACCCAACAGCGACACGGGTTTGTCGGGAAGTAGCGTGGTGGAGTACATCCCTAACGCCGACCGGCCCTACCGCTGCCGCCTGTGTCACTACACCAGCGGCAACAAGGGCTACATCAAGCAGCACCTGCGAGTCCACCGGCAGAGACAGCCCTATCAGTGTCCTATCTGTGAGCACATAGCGGACAACAGCAAAGACTTGGAGAGCCACATGATCAACCACTGTAAAGCACGAATATACCAGTGCAAGCAGTGTGAGGAGTCCTTCCATTATAAG agTCAACTGAGGAACCATGAGAGAGAGCAGCACAGTCTTCCAGATACCTTGTCAATAGCAACCTCTAATGAGTCAAGAATTTCCAGCGATATGCCTGATGGAAAATGTGCTCAGGAAG GGAATAAGTCTTCGGCCCAGAAACAGTACAGATGTGATGTGTGTGAATATACAAGTACTACGTATGTTGGTGTCAGAAACCATAGACGAATCCATAACTCTGATAAGCCTTACAG ATGTTCTTTGTGTGGGTATGTATGCAGCCATCCTCCTTCTTTGAAGTCTCACATGTGGAAGCATGCCAGTGACCAAAATTATAACTACGAACAAGTAAACAAGGCTATTAATGATGCGATCTCACAAAGTGGCAG agtTCGAGGGAAATCCCCTGGAAAGACTCTGTTAAACAGCAGTGAAGAAAGAGCCAATTCTCTTACTGGAAGTTCAGAAAATTTGGTGTCATCCTCCGAGCTGATTTCTCAGGCTCCCAGTGAAGTCATAGGTCCTAATGAGAGTGAGAAACTGAGCCCTACAAGTAATACCTCATACAGTTTAGAAAAAAACTCCAGTCTGGCCCCTCCTGGTATGGAGTATTGTGTTTTACTCTTCTGTTGCTGTATTTGTGGTTTTGAATCTACCAGCAAAGAAAATCTCTTGGATCATATGAAAGAGCATGAGGGTGAAATTGTAAACATCATCCTAAATAAGGACCACAGCACAGCTGTAAACACAAATTAG
- the ZNF507 gene encoding zinc finger protein 507 isoform X1 — translation MRKGKAGEKREKSRERGGRGPGRGHGQAPGRPKEARGSSSCRPTADMEESSSIAMLVPDIGEQEAILTAETVISSSLEIDEQRKAKTDPLIHVIQKLSKIVEHEKSQKCLLIGKKRSRSNTATRSLESQESCEIPAKVTQSPAAALQRAEMSQIHLTPDSFAQNDGKAMSYQCSLCKFLSSSFSVLKDHVRQHGQQDEVLLMCSECHITSKSQEELEAHVVNDHENDANGHSQPKAQQCGSPTDSLCQRTSERNTETIPDNPVSVDNPPQTHTVQTASVAEMGRRKWYAYEQYGMYRCLFCSYTCGQQRMLKTHAWKHAGEVDCSYPIFENESEPLGLLDSSVAAAAGGVDAVVIAIGDNELSIHNGPSVQVQICSSEPLSSSSPLEQNAEEGVHLSQSVTLDANEEEVLEVASDAEENLVADSLLSSAQKIISSSPNKKGHVNVIVERLPSAEETLSQKHFLMNTEIEEGKNLSSTEAKLECEGSDDVYHAEKCTVDIGGLIIGWSNTEKKDGELINKGLPTDENAPPGRRRTNSESLRLHSLAAEALVTMPIRAVELTRANLGHYGNINLLDPDTGQRQVDSTLAAYSKMMSPLKTSSEGLTSFNQSNPTLVALPEGRQELSDGQVKTGISMSLLTVIEKLRERTDQNASDDDILKELQDNAQCQPNSDTGLSGSSVVEYIPNADRPYRCRLCHYTSGNKGYIKQHLRVHRQRQPYQCPICEHIADNSKDLESHMINHCKARIYQCKQCEESFHYKSQLRNHEREQHSLPDTLSIATSNESRISSDMPDGKCAQEGNKSSAQKQYRCDVCEYTSTTYVGVRNHRRIHNSDKPYRCSLCGYVCSHPPSLKSHMWKHASDQNYNYEQVNKAINDAISQSGRVRGKSPGKTLLNSSEERANSLTGSSENLVSSSELISQAPSEVIGPNESEKLSPTSNTSYSLEKNSSLAPPGMEYCVLLFCCCICGFESTSKENLLDHMKEHEGEIVNIILNKDHSTAVNTN, via the exons ACATGGAAGAAAGCAGCAGCATCGCCATGTTGGTGCCAGATATTGGGGAACAGGAAGCTATATTGACTGCTGAAACTGTCATCAGTTCATCATTGGAAATTGATgaacaaagaaaagctaaaacaGATCCATTAATCCACGTTATCCAAAAGTTAAGCAAGATAGTAGAACATGAAAAGTCACAaaaatgtcttttgattgggaaAAAACGGTCACGTTCAAATACTGCAACACGCTCTCTTGAAAGTCAAGAATCTTGTGAGATCCCCGCTAAAGTAACCCAGTCACCTGCTGCTGCTCTTCAAAGGGCTGAGATGTCACAAATCCATTTAACCCCTGATTCTTTTGCCCAGAATGATGGGAAAGCTATGTCTTACCAATGTAGCCTTTGTAAGTTTCTGTCGTCGTCTTTTTCCGTATTAAAAGATCACGTCAGGCAGCATGGTCAGCAGGATGAAGTGTTGTTAATGTGCTCCGAATGCCATATCACATCCAAAAGCCAAGAGGAACTTGAAGCCCACGTGGTGAACGACCACGAAAACGATGCCAACGGTCACAGTCAACCCAAAGCCCAACAGTGCGGAAGCCCCACTGACTCCTTGTGTCAGAGAACCTCAGAAAGAAATACCGAAACCATTCCTGACAACCCAGTCAGTGTGGACAACCCACCACAGACTCACACAGTCCAGACGGCATCCGTGGCAGAAATGGGCAGGAGGAAATGGTATGCCTATGAGCAGTATGGCATGTATCGATGCTTGTTTTGTAGTTACACTTGTGGCCAGCAGAGAATGTTGAAAACACATGCTTGGAAACACGCTGGGGAGGTTGACTGCTCCTACCcaatctttgaaaatgaaagtgAGCCCCTGGGCCTGCTGGATTCTTCGGTGGCTGCTGCAGCCGGCGGGGTCGACGCAGTCGTCATTGCAATCGGAGACAACGAACTGAGCATCCACAACGGGCCATCGGTGCAAGTGCAGATTTGCAGCTCAGAGCCCTTATCATCTTCATCTCCTTTAGAGCAGAATGCGGAAGAGGGGGTTCACCTAAGTCAGTCAGTTACCCTCGATGCCAACGAGGAAGAAGTGCTAGAGGTGGCTTCGGATGCAGAGGAGAATCTGGTGGCCGACAGCCTACTTTCCTCAGCACAGAAGATCATCAGCAGTAGCCCGAACAAAAAAGGCCACGTTAACGTGATCGTGGAGCGGCTGCCAAGTGCCGAAGAAACTCTGTCACAGAAACATTTCCTCATGAACACCGAAATTGAAGAGGGCAAAAACCTGAGCTCGACGGAAGCCAAGCTTGAGTGTGAAGGAAGCGACGACGTCTATCATGCCGAGAAGTGTACCGTGGACATCGGGGGGTTGATCATAGGCTGGAGCaacacagagaagaaagatggCGAGTTAATAAATAAAGGGCTGCCTACCGATGAGAATGCCCCACCAGGCCGGAGAAGGACAAATTCCGAGTCTCTCAGGCTGCACTCGTTGGCTGCAGAAGCCCTGGTCACCATGCCTATAAGAGCCGTGGAGCTCACACGAGCCAACCTTGGGCACTACGGGAACATCAACCTCCTAGATCCAGACACCGGACAAAGGCAAGTAGACAGTACGTTGGCAGCATATTCTAAAATGATGTCCCCACTTAAAACCTCTTCAGAGGGGTTAACGAGCTTCAACCAAAGCAACCCTACCTTGGTGGCACTCCCGGAGGGTAGGCAGGAATTGTCAGACGGGCAGGTAAAGACAGGCATCAGCATGTCCCTGCTCACCGTGATTGAAAAATTACGGGAAAGGACAGACCAAAACGCTTCCGATGACGACATTTTGAAAGAGTTGCAAGACAACGCCCAGTGCCAACCCAACAGCGACACGGGTTTGTCGGGAAGTAGCGTGGTGGAGTACATCCCTAACGCCGACCGGCCCTACCGCTGCCGCCTGTGTCACTACACCAGCGGCAACAAGGGCTACATCAAGCAGCACCTGCGAGTCCACCGGCAGAGACAGCCCTATCAGTGTCCTATCTGTGAGCACATAGCGGACAACAGCAAAGACTTGGAGAGCCACATGATCAACCACTGTAAAGCACGAATATACCAGTGCAAGCAGTGTGAGGAGTCCTTCCATTATAAG agTCAACTGAGGAACCATGAGAGAGAGCAGCACAGTCTTCCAGATACCTTGTCAATAGCAACCTCTAATGAGTCAAGAATTTCCAGCGATATGCCTGATGGAAAATGTGCTCAGGAAG GGAATAAGTCTTCGGCCCAGAAACAGTACAGATGTGATGTGTGTGAATATACAAGTACTACGTATGTTGGTGTCAGAAACCATAGACGAATCCATAACTCTGATAAGCCTTACAG ATGTTCTTTGTGTGGGTATGTATGCAGCCATCCTCCTTCTTTGAAGTCTCACATGTGGAAGCATGCCAGTGACCAAAATTATAACTACGAACAAGTAAACAAGGCTATTAATGATGCGATCTCACAAAGTGGCAG agtTCGAGGGAAATCCCCTGGAAAGACTCTGTTAAACAGCAGTGAAGAAAGAGCCAATTCTCTTACTGGAAGTTCAGAAAATTTGGTGTCATCCTCCGAGCTGATTTCTCAGGCTCCCAGTGAAGTCATAGGTCCTAATGAGAGTGAGAAACTGAGCCCTACAAGTAATACCTCATACAGTTTAGAAAAAAACTCCAGTCTGGCCCCTCCTGGTATGGAGTATTGTGTTTTACTCTTCTGTTGCTGTATTTGTGGTTTTGAATCTACCAGCAAAGAAAATCTCTTGGATCATATGAAAGAGCATGAGGGTGAAATTGTAAACATCATCCTAAATAAGGACCACAGCACAGCTGTAAACACAAATTAG